From the genome of Desulfovibrio sp. JY:
ATTGATAGGCTTGGCCTTGTCGAAAACATTATAAATGCAGACTCATATTCTCAAGCTGTGAATATTGCCAATGATTTTATTCTGAATGTGTCGCATTGCAATGAAGTCTCAGCAACAACCGAAGGTGATATGTTTTATTTGGCTGAATCTTCACTGTTTAGTACATCAAATTTGCTTTGGTCGATAAGAAAAAATATATTGCAAACATATAAATTCCACAAACATTTCGTCGAGAAGCGAGACGATGAAAAACTTCTCGACAAAATGGTCCTCAAGTTTATTGAGGAGTTCAATAAACCAAAAGCGTGATGTGGTTATTATGTCGAAGAATGGGGACCACCCTGGACGCCGACACCATCTCCAGCGATAATAATCTGCTTTTCCCACTTCACCCCGGTTTTTCAAGCCTCAGTGCCGGAAATCCCGAGGTAAGACTTTTCAGTCTACCACCGTCCTGGCTATTCTGAGCAGATTCTTGTCGTCGCGCGCCACATTTCTCCGAATCGAAACGCAGCTTATTCATCGTGAAACCGTATGAAATAGCCACGTGAAAACAAAAGCCCAAGCTGCTCATGCTCGGGCTTTCCTTCGAAGTTGGGCAACTTCCCGACTACTTCGGACTACGCAACCGACTCGGCTTGGGATGGATGGTCAGCAATTGTGCTACGACGACAACGACGATGGCTCCCAAGACAAAACCCACAAAAATCGAAAACATACTTTTCTCCTGGTTATCTGGTTAAAATCCCTAATCATCCTCTGGTAGCATGAGGGTCAGGACTGGCTCCCCGTGGTCACCGGGGCCGATGTGGGCGACGACATCGACGGATTCCTTGCGTCCCGGAGCCATCAGAAAGTCGACCTTGAAGGTGACCCTGTCCGTGTTCACGGCTTTCCTGGCAGCAAACAGCGCCAGGACCATCAGATCATGAAGCCGGCCGGTGACAGATTGTCCCTCACCTTCGAGTCCGGCAGGGACTTCGACATAGCCGTGGAACAGGTGATCGGTCACGACGGTGTTGAGCTTGAAGCCGATAGCCTTCGCGGTTTCGGTGACGTCGACCAAGACGCCATCGGCAATCGCTTGCTCCCGGGTATAGGCATAAACAACGTTCCAGCTGTCATCTGTCGGCATTGTCAGCACCGTCCTGGTTTCGCCCAAGCAACTGGCCAAGCTTCACCCGAAAATTACCCGTAAGCTCGATGCCGATTTCGGCGTAGCATCGGATAATCGTTTCATCGACATCGGGGCCAGAGGTGTCCATAATCTTGAAAAGCTGCTCAATCGGCCGAAATGCGTTGATGATCTCATCTTTCAAGGTGAGATTATCGAGATGTTGTGGTGGCATAGGGTGTCCTTCTTTCCCTGGTACATGGGGAGATTTGGGGAAGGATACCCTGGGCCGGGGGGGCGGTCACGAGAGCGGGGAAAAAGCTGGAACTGGGGCTGAGGAAAAAGTACTTTGGCGCGGAGCGGGATTTTCCTGGAAGTTCGGGGCTGGGGGATTCTGGGACAGAAAACTCGCTAACTAATAATTCGAAGGCGATTAATAAGGAAATATAATTGAAAAAGTTTTTTTCATTTATTCATGTAGTTAATGGAAGATTATCTATAGTCGAAAAGTGGAAGCGAATACTTGTGGTGTCGGGAAGCGAGAATTTAGATGAATATATCAAAGGTGTCTCTTCCAGCTGCGAGAATACCGCAAAAATGGTCGATTTGTTTGCCTGTCTTGCGTATCTATTCTCTGGAGCATTTTATTTTGTAGCTCATGGATACATTAGAGTAAAAACTTTTGGTTTTATTGAGATAATAAATGAAAATATGGTATATGCGACATTCCTAAATGCAGCTTTGATTTTGTCAACTATTTCTATACTTCACTTTATTCGTGGCGCAAATCAATTTTGTTTACTTGAGGCTATTTACGATAAAAAGTGTAGTGAGCAATGTACTGATAAGTTGTTCGTTTACACTTTTAATTTCCATTTTATGACAATGCTGTGGGAATTTTCACGATTGAATAAAAAAATATTTTGGTGGAAAGCAGTGTATTCGCTTGTGTCCGTTTGTTTTTTAATATTCCTTGCTGGTCCTGGTGTTCTTTCTTTGTCACAATTGTCGCGCTATACTTCGAAAATTGATGTAAATATTTTAGAGTATTATCTTTGTGTATACTATGTGTTTTGGGGAATTATGGTGTTTTTAGTGCTTGCAGGTGTGTTCGTAATTGCAGATGTCCTATGTTCAGAAAGATGACTGGTGAAAAATTATCGCAAAAATATCCTGAAACTATTTTGTAATTTTGGCACGCTATTTAGTCGAATGATGTGCCTCAATTATCTTTTCCTTTGGCGTGAGTAAGTCTATTTTCGTTGGTCCATTTGACTCCCTTTAGCTTATTATAAAGAGAAATAAACCTGAATGTATGGATATTTTGGGCCAGAGGGTCGGTCACGGGGACAAGGAAAAAGCTGGAACTGGGGCAAAGCTTTTCGTACGTTGGGCCGGAGCGGGGTTTTCTTGGAAGTTTCGGGCTGGGGGAGGCCAATGGGGGAGGTCAGGGGAAAACGCCCAGGAGGGGGGAGTAGGGAGAGAATCCGGGGGGTGTCCGGGGAGATCGGGGAGCCCAGGCCTGAGACCGGGGGCTTGGATGAGTTCAGAAAGAAAGCATTGTTATTTTAGAATGTTAAAAATGCAGGAAGGTGCAAAATTGTATTTGCTGCGCCAGAACTAGCTAAAACGATGCTTTCGAGGTAGTTTTGTCGACACGAGCGGCAGCTTTCTCGATAAACAAACGAACCAGGAATCACCGTTGAACCGGTATTCCAATCATAAAAAATGAACGTCTTTTAAGCTGCGATCATACCCGATAAGTTGACAGCTTGAAAATTTAAGGTAACGTCTCTTTGAAGATAATCACGAACACGCAAACACAAGGAGACTTACCCATGCCTATCGCATCGAAATTTGACGCGATGAAACTTCGCACCATGATCACCGAAGGAAAAACCGCTCAGCAAATTATGGATGCCTTCGATATTCCCAAAACCACCCTGAAAAACCATCTCACGAAGCTGATGACGCTGGATGAGAAGTTCTACAAGATCGAAGGGATGGACGCTCGTGTGGCATCTGGAAGCGTGAAGTTCTCCAGCACTGGTCTCCGTCTGTCCCCGACGCTCCTGGCCAACTACGGTTTCAAGCAGGGCGATGAGTTCAAGGTTTCCTGTTTGGAAGAGGGGAAGATTGTCCTGGAGAAGAAGTAGCTAGCCAACTGGATTGTTTGGGAATGGTTGCAAAATGGCCCACGTCGTCCAGGAAAATTGGTTGGCGTGGGTCTTTCAATTTGTTCATAAAGGGAATATAAAGAAAACTGTTGTGCCTTGGTGATGAAGCAACCTAGGATCGAGTTTTTTTAGGATTGTTAGGATTGTTAGGATTGTTAGGATTGTTAGGATTGTTGGGATTCTCCTTTTGGTCTTTAATCATTTAATATGGCGGCAATAAAATGGCACAAGATCAAGGTGTTCTCTATGATCCACGATTCCTTGAATCATTCACAGGTACAAATATACTCAATAATCCGCGTACTGCCATTGTTGAATTAGTCGCAAATGCTTGGGATGCGGGTGCAACCAGAGTTGATATTACTTGGCCAGATGAGTCGGCAGGCATATGCTTTTCTATTTGTGACAATGGGCATGGAATGGACGAAAAAAATTTTAATCGTATTTGGAGAACTCTTGCATATAATCGGCAAAAAGAGGAAGGGGAGTTTGCTCTTTTTCCAAAAGGAGTAACTCTTCCTCCGCGTTATGCTTTTGGAAGAAATGGAAAAGGTCGTTTCGCAGGATTTTGCTTTGGTGATGAGTATTTTGTTGAAACATGGCGTGATGGAAAATCCGTTACATACAAAGTTTCGCGAGGGATGCCAGATAAGCCATTCGATTTATCAAAAGAAACAGAGTCTGAAAACACTTCAAGTGGGACTAAAGTTTTTACAAAGATTGCAAAGCGCATTCATTTGCCAGAAGTAATTGCAAGGGCAGAGATAGGTATGCGTTTTCTGACTGATCCTAATTTCAATGTAACTTTAAATGGCAAGTCAATAAAATTTACAGACATCCCAGAGGCACACATAAAAGAATTTGAAAAACAAATTGAGGGATTGGGTTTAATCAAGATTATTGTTATTGATTTGCAAGATGCTGATAAGACAACCTACCAACATGGTATTGCGTGGCACGTCAAGAATCGTTTGGTTGGAGATTGTTCCTGGAAGGTGGGCGGTGAACTCTTGTTGGATGGGAGGACGAATGAGGCTAAAAGATATGTATTTATAGTCAAAACTGATTTTCTTGATGATGCTGTTTTATCTGATTGGTCTGGGTTTGACGAGAGCAATCAACGCTATACCATGACCCTTGATGTTGTTTTGAAATTTATAAAAGAAACAATGCTAGACTTATCCAAAACAAAACGTAGCCAGACTTTTGATGATGTTAAAAAGCAACACAGAGATAAAATTTCTAAAATGAGTATGATTAGTGTGGAGCGATGGGAGAATTTCGTTCATAGGGTTCAAGAGGATTGTCCTTCAATCAAAGAAACTGATCTGTCTCAATTGGCTGGGATATTAGCAAATTTAGAAATTTCTCAGAATCAATATGGCCTGCTAAATAAACTAAGTGAAATGCAACCAGGGCAGCTTGATGAGTTACATGTTATTCTTAAAGATTGGACGCTGGATATGGCGAAAGTTGTTCTTGATGAATTGCAGAATCGCTTATCTCTTTTGGATAAATTGAAAGAAAAGGTATTTGATGCAGAAGCTGATGAGGTTCAAGAACTACAGCCTCTTTTTCATCGAGGGCTGTGGATATTCGGTCCGGAATATGAAACTATAGAATTCACATCAAATGAGGGAATGACTAAGGTTGTTCGTAAATTATTCAAATCTAATGATCCAGGGAGTCAAAATAGACCAGATTTTGTTATTCTCCCAGAAAGTACAGTTGGGCTTTATTATTATCCAAGGTATGATGATGAAGGTGCTGAATATGGAACGGATAGGTTGACAATAGTCGAGCTGAAGCGATCTGGTATTCCAATTGGAGAAGACCAAAAAGCTCAATGTTGGAAGTATATAAAAGAATTATATTCGAAGGGTCTGTTGGATGATATTTCAAAAGTCACTTGTTTTGTTTTGGGGTCTACTATTGACCCTCAAGAAGTCCAAGCTAGAAAAGAGATGTCTGATAGAGTTGTTATTCAACCATTAGATTATAATTCTGTCATTGCCAGAGCAAATTCTAGATTGCATCGGCTATATGATCGGGTGAGAAGTGCACCTTTTTTGAGCAAAGAAGTGATTGATGATTTTGTAAGCAGAGGATCTCGTTTTGAAAATGGACGGGTTTCGCTAGTGTAAATACGAATAGCTTTAATGTATTTTGTTAACTACGGTTCATCCAAGGCGCTTTTGAGTTCAAGGTCTCCTGCTTGGAAGAGGGGATGATTATTTTGGAAAAGAAGAACTAGCTGGATTATTTGGAAATAGTTGCGCATCAAGGCCCACGTCGTCCTGTGAAGAGGGTGGCGTGGGTCCTTATAAGAAGAAAGGGGGCATAGGATTCTTTAGAACCTATTATTCGATGAATTTGAAATATTTTTCGGTGTCAGTGTGATGCAGCTTTAGTGTGTTAATGATAAAATGGTTATTGTTTCTGTTGAAAGACTGAGCGTTAAAAGATGGAAATATTAATTTTTCATGTGCTTCTGATATTTAGTGTTGCATGCTGGAGGTGTTGTGGTTGTTGTTATTTCTGGAGTTTCCGGTAGCGGTAAGTCGACGGTAGGAAAGTTGCTAAGCGAGAAAACTGGCTGGAGATTCATTGAAGGAGATGAGTATCATTCAACTGCATCAAAGGAAAAGATGGCAGCTGGTATTCCCTTGACGGATGCAGATAGGAGTCAGTGGCTTCATAATCTTAATAAAATTCTTGTAGAGTGTACCTTAGAGAATGAAAATATAGTTTTAGCCTGTTCGGCTCTGAAGCAAAAGTATAGGGATATTTTATTTAGGAATGTTGAGCATGTTTATCTTGTATGGCTTGAAGGTGACTTTAAACTGTTAAAAGGACGTATTGACTCGCGTCCTAACCATTTTTTTTCAAGTAGTCTTTTGAAGTCGCAGTTTGACATTATAGAAAGACCACATGGTGCTTTGGTTTTAAATGTCCAGCCTAGTCCTGCCGACATAGTTTCGCGTATTTTATATGAGATTAAATTTGTGACCAATCACTAGATAAACGGTCCATGTTGTCTTTTAGAGACCTTTCCCAAGAAAAGTTTTTGAATTCCTTTAGGAGCGTTTGCTATGGGCAATATATTCGATAATGTGTTTGAAGTGTATAAGTTTTGCCGTTCAGAACTTGATTTTGAATATGCAAGAATTAATGATAGGATGAATTGGTTGCTGGTGAGCCATGCCTTCCTCTTTACAGTTCTAGCTACATTGAATGGAAAGCCTTCAGAGTCATCTTATCTGTATATGATTATCTCGTTTTTGGGTATGGTTAGCGCTGGTACTGTCTCGGTAGGAATTTCTGGTGCTAAGCTCCGCATCTGTGATGTAAAAAAAAGTGCAAAATTTGCGCATAGGAAGCTCACTAGTGGATTGGAAGGGGGTGACGGTGTTGACATGAACATGGTCCCTAGTATGTTGCCAGATGCACACAAATTAGGGGGGCTTCCTTCTGCGGTCATGCCGAGCTTGTTGACAGGTGTTTGGGGATTTATCGCTTTGCGTGGAATAAGTTATAATTATTCTAAAGGGTATTTTCTAGTTTATTTTGGCTATTTATTTATAATACTTTTTTTGATATTTTGTCTTGTGTGTTTTTCCTTTGCAGCAAAAAGTGTTACGTCAAGTCGTGAAAATATAGGTAAAAATGATGAGGATAATACGTTAAAACATGAGGGTGAAGGCGAAGATGAAAATGGTTCTGTTAGAGGCCACTGCCCTGACATTAAAGATGGGTATGTATATATATTTTTTGTCGCACTCGTTGCTTTTTCCGTTGCTCTTAGTCTGTTTGCTAAAGAAGTATCGCTGGGTGTGAGGGGCGCTCTGATAGGGAGCTGGATGTTTGTCGTCGTGTCGGTTTTTATGCAACTAAGGATGGTTCAGTATTCCAAATGAAATACACGACTTGGTAGCGATTCCGGTCTAGGGCAGTGTGAAATTTTCCAGCACGGGTCTCCGTCTGTCCCCGACGCTCCTGGCCAACTACGGTTTCAAGCAGGGCGACGAGTTCAAGGTCTCCTGCATGGAAGAGGGGAAGATCGTCTTGGAGAAGAAGTAGCTAGCTAACTGGATTTTTTGGGAATAGTTGCGCATTATGGCCCACGTCGTCCAAGAAAATTGGTTGGCGTGGGTCTTTATTTGTTTTTATATAGAGGTTATGGGCAATAAAGCTGTTTTGTTTGCTTTGTTGAGGTGAAAATCATGCTAGAATCAAAACAAATTTTTCTACCTGCTCAACTTACTGAATATTGGGCTGATGATTTCATTCAGTGCATTGTAAAATTTGAAGATGAGCCTTTAGTTGATTTTAATTTTAGCTTCATTGAATTTGCAAAACCATTTGGAACATTGCTCATTGCAGAAGAAATTAAACGATTTGTTAAGTTGAGAAAGTCGAAAGGTCTGAAAACAAGAGCTATTGGTCACAAGGCAAACAGTGACCCACTCTCTTATCTGCGGCATATAGGATTTTTTAAGTTTATTGGCCTGGATGTGGGAAATTCACCTGGCGAAGCGGTTGGAAGTCTTTCGTATACACCGATTGAAGAAATAAATATTGACTCAATAAGAGAAAAGTACAACATGCAGACGGAATCTATTGGTCAAGTGGTTCAGAATGAAGGAGAGAGGTTGGCGAGCATTATTCTTGGACTGCCATCTATTAAGCCAAATAATCCGGTTTCTTATTGCTTTACAGAAATAATAAGGAATGTCTTTGAACATGGCAAAACTAGCCATTGCTGCGTCTCAGCTCAAAAATATAAAAACAAACGGATTGAAATCGCTATTATTGATCGTGGCGTAGGGTTAAAAAATTCTCTTGCGGAAAGATTTAATATTACAAACTCAAGACAAGCAATTGAATTAGGAATGTCGCCTGGTGTTTCCCGCGTGGAATTCTCTGACGATGATGATCCTTGGCATAATTCTGGTTATGGATTGTATATGTTGTCCCAATTGGCCATAAGAACTGGGAGCTTCTTTATATGCTCAGGTAAATGTTCCTTGAGATGCTTCAAGGATTTTAAAAAGTGGAAATATTTGAACTTTGATGGAACAGCAATAAAACTAGAAATTATAAAGCATGACGGGATGGATATTAGAAAACTATTAACAGATATAAGACGCGATGGCGAAATGTTGTCGAAAGTAAATCCTCGCGCCTCTGCTTCATCTGGTTTTTATTGATAATATGTATGGATGAACACCATCCTGGCCAACTACGGCTTCAAGCAGGGCAACGAGTTCAAGGTCTCCTGTCTGGAAGAGGGGAAGATCGTCTTGGAGAAAAAGTAGTTAGAATTTCGGATAGTTCTGTGAAAAGGCCCGCGTCGTCCTGTGAAGATGGTGACGTGGGTCTTTATTTGTTTTGAATATGGTCTTCGTAGTAACGCTCGCCTATTAATCTTGAATAAGAACTTATTCCGTATCTTCTTTCTCGTCGTTGTAAAATAATCGTTGGCGGTCATTTTCGAGAGTTAGGCTTTCGCTCATATTGTATTCAGGGCTAGAGTCGTTACATGAGCAAACTAGGTTATTCTTTTGATTTACTGCAGAATTTAAGATCTTTAATTCCCAGGAGTCACCAATTAGTTTTTTAAAGTTAATAAGACTAGTGTGTTTGATAAGTGATAGGCACGATCTGTTGCTTTCCTCTGAAAAAAATATATCGCTTTCGTTGGTTGCAAATAGTAAAAGTTCGTCGCCAAAGAGGAACCAGCTATATTTTTTTAGTAGTTGCGAGGCGTTGTCGTATTTTTTATTTATGCACGATAAGTAATATTCTTCTGCGACAGACATTAGGTCGTTTAACTTGTTGACTTTTGTCTCAAAAATTTGTTGCAAGTTTTTATTCGCAGGTGTTATACGTATTGCTTCGGCAAGTAGAAAAATAGAATTTCTGTCCATGCAGCCTTTCTTTTTTTCTAATTCATCGCTCAATGATATGAGAGTATTTGCATAGTTTATTCTATTTGTGATCTCTTTTATTTTGTCTTTGATCCATTTGTTAATACTGATATGGTCTGGGAAGTATGTCAATACTTTAGTGTACCATTTTATTGCATTGTCATATTGGCATGTGCATTGGTAATCGACGGCGTCATTGAGTAACATGTATCTGAAGTCGTAGGCGGATTCATTTTTTAAATAACGAATTCTGTTTATTATGGTATCCTCAACTTTGGGAGAAATAGATGAAGCCAGGTAGACTGGTATAGCTAGGCACAGCAATAGGAGAAAAAGTGAAACAAAGAGAAAAAATTTGTTCTGTGTTAATAAAAAGACATCACGGATTGTTAAATTGTTTTGTGATATAAATCTGCTGGATATAAAAAACACAAGATAAGATGTGGCAAGTATTAATAATAGTACTGTTATATCGATAAAGAATTCCCTTATCAGAAACAAACCAAACCCTGCAGAGAAATTATCGATATTTTTGGGAGATATTGAGTAAAGAGCGATTAGTATGGCATATATTGTGCCGACTGATATTTTTATGATTCGCATCATAATTTATTGTCCTTAACTTTTGATACGTAATAGGAGAGGTCTGATCTGTAGCTTTTTTCTGTTAATTCTTGTGATAGATTGGTTAAAATTGATATTGTATTGTCTCGCTCTGTGTCAATGTTTTGTTTTGCAAGCGTTGCTTGTTTTTCGTTAAGTCCAGAAGACTTTTCATATTCTTTGTATTTTTTAAAATATTTCCAAAACAATACCCTGCCTTTCATTAAAATACTTGCATTTTTGAGTTTTGGGTTTTGAGTTTTAGCAGCTTCAGAAAAGTTCTTGTATGCATCGTCGTAGTTATCGTCTCGTAAAAGATAAACCCCTTCCCAGTAATGGTAAAAATTTTTTAAAAGTCCAGTTCTATTTGTTTTTTGAAGGTCGTCGTAGTGGTTTGGGGGGAAGTCTGAGAGCGCAAGTTTTAAGAATATAAATATATCATTGTAAAAAAAAGTCATATAGGCAGGATTTGAAAATAGTAGATCGGTAAGAAGTATATCGTTTATTTCAGTGATAGAGTTATTAAGGGGAGGTGGGTTTGAAATTTTTAAAATTGTAGAGGCGTGATTAATTAAGATATGAGCTCGATAGCTCTGTTTGTTTAAAAAACAATCAAGTGCTGGATCTTGGTATGTCTGATGGATATATATAAGCATATATTCAAGCTCGTTATTGTTAAATGATTTTGTTGATTCTTGATTATCTATCCAGAAGCGAAAAGCGTTGTATTCATCATTTGTTCTCTGAAGAAAACGAAGATTTAGCATTAACGTGTAAAGCGATGAATAGCTTGTGTCTTTTGTCAAATCTTCTATTGTTTTCATCTTGCCTTTTATGAATTCGACAACGGAAGATTTTATTCTTGTTGATCCAAATTGGAAGTAGTTGTTTCTGATCTCGTCAGTTATAGGACTATTGACGGGGTCGTAAATATTTATCTCAGTTAAGGTGGAATTTTTGTCTATTATTGCGTCTCTTGATTGTGCGACATGCAGTAGCTTGTTTCTTGATTTTTTGTTAGCATATTCAACTGATTTTTTGATTGGAAATGCAATAATTAATTCTATGACTAGGCAAATTAACAAGAATTTTACAATCTTAGTAAAGAAAAACTGTAGACGATCTACGGCAGCAAATTTACAAGGGCCTCGTTTGAGCCGTTTGGTCCGGAGGGGGCGGATTGGTCTGTTCATAGGAACCTCTATCTAAAGATCACATTTGCCGCAGGATGTGTCAATGGAATATTTACTAAAGAGACAGTCAGTGGGCTACATGTATTAAAATATACATAATTTAAGTAAATTGCGTAGTAGTTGTGTCGTGCTACAAATTCTGTCAGTTCAGTTTTCTCTGTTCTCTCTCAAGCATGTTGATTGCAACTTTTTTTATTAACATACTAAAATCATTAACTATTCACATATCCTATCCTCCCCAAAATCCGATTTTCTCCTCCCCCGAGTAAAAACCCCTTGACCTCCCCGTACCAAATCCGTACTTACCCCGAGCCAACGACGCGCCAACGAAGCCAACGGTTTTGGCCCCCAACTTTTTCTTGGGAACGAAAGATTTGGGGTTGACTTCGGGACGAGTTTGGGGCATTTAGCCTGTTCCCTGATTCTGTTTATAGGACCGTAGCTCAGGGGGAGAGCGCTTGCTTGACACGCAAGAGGTCGGGAGTTCAAATCTCCCCGGTCCTACCAGCTTGCGACCAACAGGGAGGCCTCGGCCTCCCTTTCTTTATAGAGCGATTAGGGGTGTTACCGCCACCCAAAGAAGGCAACGTGCTCGTCACTTTAGAGGATACATCCCTGGAGGCTGCTGCCGGCGAAGCCTGCGGCCAGGTTTTGTCGCGGGGCATCTCCGGCAAGCGCATGAAAAATGCCGTGGCCTGTCTGGTCGACGGCAAGGCTCTTGATTTGACCGCGCCGCTGCCGGAAGGCTCGCGCGAGATCGCGCCGGTCGCCGCCGACTCCCCCGAAGGGCTCGCCATCATCCGGCACTCGACCGCCCACATCATGGCCGAGGCCGTCAAGAAGCTTTTCCCCGCCGCCCAGGTGACCATCGGACCGGCCATCGAAAACGGCTTCTACTACGATTTCGCCTTCGAACGCCCCTTTACGCCCGAGGATCTCGAGGCCATCGAGTCGGAGATGCGCAAAAGCATCGCCGCCAATGCCCCTTTTTCCTGCACCTCTGTGCCGAAGGCCGACGCCAAGGCGCTTTTCGCCTCCCAAGGCGAGGTCTACAAGCTCGAGATCATGGACGAGAACATCGAGGGCGACACGGTTTCCCTCTATCGTCATGGAACGTTCACCGACCTGTGCCGCGGCCCCCATGTGCCGACCACGGGCGCGGTCAAGGCGTTCAAGCTCCTCTCCGTTGCCGGAGCCTACTGGCGCGGCGACGAGAAGCGCCCCATGCTCCAGCGTATCTACGGCACCGCCTTTGCCTCGGAGCCCGACCTCAAGAAGTATCTGCATCATCTTGAGGAAGCCAAGAAGCGCGATCACCGCAAGCTCGGCACCCAGCTCGACCTCTTCAGCTTTTCCGAGGAAGTCGGCGCCGGCATGCCCATCTGGCATCCCAAGGGCGAATTGATCCGCACCATCCTCGAGGATTTCGAGCGTCGCGAGCACCTGCGGCGCGGCTACCAGCTCGTGCGCGGCCCGCTCATCCTGCGCCGCGAACTCTGGGAGCGCTCCGGGCACTACGACAATTATCGCGAGAACATGTATTTCACCGAGATCGACGGACAGGCCTACGGCATCAAGCCCATGAACTGCCTGTCGCATATGCTCATCTATAAATCGCGCGTGCGCAGCTACCGCGATCTGCCCCAGCGCTACTTCGAGCTCGGCGTGGTGCATCGCCACGAGAAATCGGGCGTGTTGCACGGACTCATGCGCGTGCGCCAGTTCACCCAGGACGACGCCCATATCCTGTGCCGCCCCGACCAGCTTCTCGAGGAAATCGCGGGCGTCATCAAATTCGTCCAGGATGTGGTGGCGCTTTTCGGCTTCGACTACGAGGTGGAGTTGTCTACCCGGCCGGAGAAGTCCATCGGTTCGGACGAGGACTGGGAACGCGCGACCAAGGCGCTCATCGACGCCATGGATTCCCTTGGGCTGCCCTACGACATCAACGAGGGCGACGGGGCTTTTTACGGTCCGAAGATTGACATCAAGCTCAAGGATGCCTTAGAGCGCCGTTGGCAATGCGCCACGGTGCAATGCGACTTTACCTTGCCGGAACGTTTCGACCTCGTCTATACGGATGCGGATGGGGAGCGCAAACGGCCCGTCATGCTGCACCGGGTGATTCTCGGCGCGGTGGAGCGATTTTTAGGCGTGCTTATCGAGCATACGGC
Proteins encoded in this window:
- the thrS gene encoding threonine--tRNA ligase, with the protein product MLVTLEDTSLEAAAGEACGQVLSRGISGKRMKNAVACLVDGKALDLTAPLPEGSREIAPVAADSPEGLAIIRHSTAHIMAEAVKKLFPAAQVTIGPAIENGFYYDFAFERPFTPEDLEAIESEMRKSIAANAPFSCTSVPKADAKALFASQGEVYKLEIMDENIEGDTVSLYRHGTFTDLCRGPHVPTTGAVKAFKLLSVAGAYWRGDEKRPMLQRIYGTAFASEPDLKKYLHHLEEAKKRDHRKLGTQLDLFSFSEEVGAGMPIWHPKGELIRTILEDFERREHLRRGYQLVRGPLILRRELWERSGHYDNYRENMYFTEIDGQAYGIKPMNCLSHMLIYKSRVRSYRDLPQRYFELGVVHRHEKSGVLHGLMRVRQFTQDDAHILCRPDQLLEEIAGVIKFVQDVVALFGFDYEVELSTRPEKSIGSDEDWERATKALIDAMDSLGLPYDINEGDGAFYGPKIDIKLKDALERRWQCATVQCDFTLPERFDLVYTDADGERKRPVMLHRVILGAVERFLGVLIEHTAGALPTWLSPVQARILIVTDAQKEFAEEALAKLAEAGIRVELDERNEKLGFKVREAQMEKIPYMLVAGDKEKELGGLNVRLRSGENLGVKSLDEVVLMITADCQEPFKRGGMRYNFRSQ
- a CDS encoding helix-turn-helix domain-containing protein — encoded protein: MPIASKFDAMKLRTMITEGKTAQQIMDAFDIPKTTLKNHLTKLMTLDEKFYKIEGMDARVASGSVKFSSTGLRLSPTLLANYGFKQGDEFKVSCLEEGKIVLEKK
- a CDS encoding gluconokinase codes for the protein MVVVISGVSGSGKSTVGKLLSEKTGWRFIEGDEYHSTASKEKMAAGIPLTDADRSQWLHNLNKILVECTLENENIVLACSALKQKYRDILFRNVEHVYLVWLEGDFKLLKGRIDSRPNHFFSSSLLKSQFDIIERPHGALVLNVQPSPADIVSRILYEIKFVTNH
- a CDS encoding ATP-binding protein, producing MAQDQGVLYDPRFLESFTGTNILNNPRTAIVELVANAWDAGATRVDITWPDESAGICFSICDNGHGMDEKNFNRIWRTLAYNRQKEEGEFALFPKGVTLPPRYAFGRNGKGRFAGFCFGDEYFVETWRDGKSVTYKVSRGMPDKPFDLSKETESENTSSGTKVFTKIAKRIHLPEVIARAEIGMRFLTDPNFNVTLNGKSIKFTDIPEAHIKEFEKQIEGLGLIKIIVIDLQDADKTTYQHGIAWHVKNRLVGDCSWKVGGELLLDGRTNEAKRYVFIVKTDFLDDAVLSDWSGFDESNQRYTMTLDVVLKFIKETMLDLSKTKRSQTFDDVKKQHRDKISKMSMISVERWENFVHRVQEDCPSIKETDLSQLAGILANLEISQNQYGLLNKLSEMQPGQLDELHVILKDWTLDMAKVVLDELQNRLSLLDKLKEKVFDAEADEVQELQPLFHRGLWIFGPEYETIEFTSNEGMTKVVRKLFKSNDPGSQNRPDFVILPESTVGLYYYPRYDDEGAEYGTDRLTIVELKRSGIPIGEDQKAQCWKYIKELYSKGLLDDISKVTCFVLGSTIDPQEVQARKEMSDRVVIQPLDYNSVIARANSRLHRLYDRVRSAPFLSKEVIDDFVSRGSRFENGRVSLV